In Sphaerospermopsis torques-reginae ITEP-024, the genomic window CGGGAAATAGTAATTAATGCACTTAATGAATTACAAGGTTTATGTACCATCACACCTGCAAATGGGGCTTTCTACTTTTTCTTAAAAGTACATACTCAAATAGATGCCTTAGAATTAGTAAAAAGATTAATTCAAGAACATAAAGTAGCAGTCATACCGGGTACAACCTTCGGGATAGAAGACGGTTGTTATTTGCGCGTTGCTTATGGTGCATTAAAACAAGAAACAGCAAAAGCAGGAATAGAAAGATTAGTAAAAGGATTACAAATTATTTTATCATAACCACAGATGGATGAAGATGCACATCCAGATCATCTGTGTTCATCTGCGTTTTCACATATAAACTTACAAACTCAAGTTACAAACTCAAGTTACAAACTCAAGTTACAAACTCAAGCCATGCCAATTATTAACAAAACACTAGAAATTACCACCCAACCAGGAATAAATATTCATAATATAACCCCACAAATTCAAGAATTTATTGATTCAACAAACATCAAAAATGGTCAAGTATTAGTATTTTCTCGGCACACCACAACCGCCTTAGCTATCAACGAAAATGAAGTGAGACTTTTAGAAGATGTCAAGGTTTTTTTACAAAAATTAGCCCCAGAAACTGATAAATATTTACATAACGACTTACATTTAAGAGATGTTCCCAAAGATGAACCCATAAACGCCCATTCTCACTTAATGTCAATGATGTTAACCACCAGTGAAGTAATTCCTATTGTTGATGGTAAATTAGGATTAGGAATATGGCAATCTGTGTTATTTTTTGAATTAGATGGGGCGCGAAAAAGAACAGTATTTTTACAAATTTATGGGGAATAGGTGACTGGTGACTGGTGACTGGTGACTGGTGACTGGTGACTGGGTAATCAATTTTATTTTTCCCAATTACCAATTACCAATTACCAATTATCCATTACCTAAATCAAACTCTACAAATTCTGGTAAACCTGGATAAATCATATTTTTATCTAATGCAGATAAAATTTGATTATTAGCATTAGTAGAATTTAAACAACGACAAACTAACTCGGCAACATCGGCACGGTGAATACTACCAACAATTCGGGGATCTGCGGTTAAAATACCATTGCCTGTAGCTGGTTCTGATTTTAAACCACCGGGGCGAATAATTGTATAGTTGAGTCCGCTGTTTATCAGGTGTTGTTCTGCTTTTTCCTTTTCAATTAATACTGGTTTGAGTGCTTCTAAAGCTTGAGGAGGAAGCGCA contains:
- a CDS encoding secondary thiamine-phosphate synthase enzyme YjbQ, coding for MPIINKTLEITTQPGINIHNITPQIQEFIDSTNIKNGQVLVFSRHTTTALAINENEVRLLEDVKVFLQKLAPETDKYLHNDLHLRDVPKDEPINAHSHLMSMMLTTSEVIPIVDGKLGLGIWQSVLFFELDGARKRTVFLQIYGE